The Plasmodium relictum strain SGS1 genome assembly, contig: PRELSG_00_v1_244, whole genome shotgun sequence genomic interval TAATGTAAAAGagaaattatatatgtatttttttacaaatgCATAAATAATCCTATATAGTTTCCTAATTTTTAGGGAACCTAATCGTAATTTAAcaacaaaaaagaatttcACTAATTGTAGACGACTTTTTTGCCTCAGGGTGCTGTAAACATGAAAGTAAACTTTGTTTTACGATCTGTTGAGGCTTATCCCTAGTGGTAAagtgttttttttaatttaaaaaaagaatatgttTAAAGTGATAAACTTTAAATATAACATATTTTGAacagttttaaaaaatcaatgtttaaaaaaaaaattaaaaataattaataattggGCAGATTTATAAACATGTGTATAATAAATAGGATTAGAAAggttataaataaaaaatgtaatttattttgttGAACATTAGATGTATTAATTTTAAGAATGATTAAAAATGGACATgaagtaaaattttatttaatttcgTAGAAAAGTTCCTTGGTTTTggttaatattttaataaatatgtatatatgttaaataaaaatataaagtaaataataaaaggaTATAAACGAAGAGCTATTATGAATattgtagaaaaaaaaaaaaataaaatattaaaactgcaataattataataattttaaagaattaaattttttttaaataacaaaTAATATTTGAACATTTCGATTATGGATTTAATTTTGATTAGGTAATTTgttaaatgtaaataaatataaaatagatAATAAGATTATGGATTatggaaaataataataggaagaaacaatttattatataaaaaattaaatgaggaaggaaaaactttttaaaaagtataacATGCAAGTATTTTAAAAGTCTTAATTTATGATATTAAGTATTATTACTCATAAAAAATACTGTagattatattaaaaaaatatgaagaaaattatttaatatattgaatttatctttttataatGAAGCTGTGAATGAAAACtagtaaaataattttatattataagcATTTTATAGCGTATCATAATCAGGGGGATAATAAATTGTAAAttgatatatttattctataataaaaatttttaggaaaagttttttttttaaatactataaggtttttttttacataatataataatcGTGTTTAAAGTATGAACAATTAAGTTACTCGAAAAACTATCGAATTTACCATGAAATTACAGAAGTGTTAGCAGTTTAATAAactattataaaaagaataaaaattctGGTAAATGTATTTATGATATAGAGTCTGGTTGGAAGATATTATGTTTTTCCttaagtaataataaataatcgtaattttttttttataataatattgttAACATTTAGCTCATAGGTGTTGTAGTTCAAATCTGgctaataaaagatattcaTTAACCTCTTAAGAAATAACAGCAAATTACAGAGAAAATAGCAAGTTGACCatacattttctttattgaacatagtaattaaataaaaaaaaaaatttttttttgtgtgtagaaaaactattattatttggaTTTTATTCGTGGAGGATTTTTTTTGTCAAATTTaactatttaatttttgaaaCCATGAGAAATTAAACTCGAAGCTTAAAACAAAAACAGAAAAGtcttttgctttttttatattattgtctaatatttatatatttttaagagaCTGATAATAGGtacaatttaaatttattatttttttttaaagattatACTACTTTTATAATCAATAGTTTTAATGAGGATTTAAGTTTTAAGTAAATATAAGCATAATTTTCATTACAGTAAATAAATgcctgaaaaaaaaaaaattttagttaTGCAATGTATATAAgtataaaatttatgtatattagTAGTATCaacatatttttacaaaataagtaaaatagGTAGAGTAATATCTATATGTTCTTTGTTAatatttgtttgtttaatattaTACCAAAGTTGTTGAACAGGGGAAATTCAAAAATCAGTTACGTATTAACATTTATCAATACATAAATAACTTATTTGTTATTTGTATTCATGGATATCATGTATATCtactttattataaataatactatgccaataaatattataacaaaaaaaatgaaataatggaagttatatatttttaatcacATTGGAcagaatttatattattaaaatataataagatAAAAAGGGTAATTAAGGTACCAAGTAGTAGTAATAGTGgaaaataaataacttataaaacaaattataatatttaatataataaatgaaatggtatgatttaaaaaaagtatatatacgACGTTAATAAGTAAGGatgatttatattattttttcatattttaataattgtgTATTTAGCATTATGAGctaattataaaatagtaTCCTTTATTTACGTATatacattttaatttatataagtaaATATACACACATCTCTTTATGTGActattttatgaatattacTAAGTCATCTGTTTTTAAGTATACTTTATACATTACTTAtggaaatttttaaataaattaacaaaTCCTtgtcttctttttttattagtgaaAAATTCTAATGTATATTAAAAGGTACGGAATAATTCATAAGTTTATTATACAATGCAAAACTTAaattatgtttatatttattaatagatATGCACATTTTCCCATGAGACAAAATATTTTGTGgctatattaatatttttcgttttaatgatattaaataaataaatatatatatttatatatataaatatatatttatactttaaaaaaattaaagttttttttatgtttgtagtacaataattttaataattgaaCAAAtagtaaaatgaaaattcattaaaaaaaaattttgattgatatttaaaaaaaaagtaacttTATTGCTGATCTCATGCTTCGGTGGTCATATGTGACGCCGAGGGTATGAAAGGTCTTGGGTTCAACTCCGGGATTCAAGCTTTCCATACCTACCCCTTCGGATAATTTTCTGCTGGGCCTACGGGGTGAGTCGGCACaaaccatttttttttttttttctattcaACTTTAACGTTATAATAAAGAactatttaattaatttatattattaatattttttattgaaaaaaaaaatataacaatgAAAGGTATCTCATTGTAAATATGTGAAACTAAAAATTGTATAATTACATAACGttaatagataaaaatatttttttattaaaagaaagaactGCTTATTAGACAAAAATTTAATAGCGTATATCTTATTAGGTAATACACTACAAAAATTAcaagtaaaatatattaaatatcaCTTGCTTAATTACTGCAAAggctttaattttattaactcGTGAATATCTAGGAATTAATAgacaaatattaaatttctaCTAGAATATATGGGAAATactatatgataaaaaattacatttaaCAGCTAAAATTATATAGTTTCAACTTAGAAATGGAATAAGAAAACTTTTATTTGAGTTATAAgatcaaattttttaaaatatgtttgattatctctttttattttataaaaataatttaaaacaaataatcatttaagaaaaattttccattttcatataaaaaaaatataaaatatatcttaatatagaaaaatattataggaaaaaataatatattaatgaaataaaaacataaaatattgTTCATGtaatatacataattttatataatgtttcctattttataaattttttaaagtagtaaatttcatattttcaATACAAAATAtagtcaaaaaaaaaaaaaaaaaaaattaaaataaatatttaaaaattaaacttttattatatcaaGGTTATATACaagaaatttaattttttttctttattatatatcAATAAAGTTTTAAATTTACAATAAAAGAAGATACATTTCTAAATAGAAacatacaaaaaataagtgGATAcgaataaaattaaaatatccAAATCTATGAAGAATACAAACatataagaaatattaataatcaTACTTTGCAGAATTATGTGatcttaaatttaatatgtGCTATGTTTAGCGTGTgccatttaatatatttgcGTCATTATTATCTTTGGGAGTTGCAATAGTATTCCTTGaagtaatataatatattgaaTAATTCATGttgcatttttaaaataaaaataagttttcttaataaagaattattctaaattttttttaatatcttgTATAATAttgtattcattttttagaTATCATTAATATTGAGAATTTAACaagtataaaataaaaacaaatattaaaaaattaaaatttctcttttaataagtatttaattttactaCTATACTAATTAAtatgttatattttaatttttttaaaatacttgTATAtgataattaataattactaattttatttatttttcttactTTTGTTTGTGTAACGATTATAAGTATaaaattagaagaaaaaCAACTTTAAAATGCTAATAATACAGCTCATAAAATTTCAAGATgtcttttatataatttttatgttttaatttaatagTTAATATTTCACTAAATTACCTATCAAAAACattgtttttaatttatggaatgtaaaaaaatttttttttatttatgttcctatatattattttttgcttCATATTACAGATATGAAAgaaattatatgtattttttttaattgaattaTTTTGATACATTCATTTTACAtattgaataatttttaaaaagaataacaaaaaattttattaaagtgTAGCTTACacaatttttcttattttgtaaaataaaaatttattatttagatTACTTTAAGTGAAAGTTTAATTATGTTTctcaaaaatatttctatatttattagtatttaaattttattttggaGTATATCTTAAACATTTGCTAGcctgtattatttttaaataataattaagcAAATAGAGCTTTGTTAGTGTAATTGATGCAATGATTAATATAACacaattttcattataatactcttaaaataaaatatgcatataaattaaataatatagttATAGTTTTTTATTCTCATAAGATGTTAATATTAGAgaacaaattaataatgatgaaaGCAATGCTTTctttttaacttttatttttataaatacattaatacaacataataattttttaatatatttttatgttttattaactttaaaaataaaaaaaaaatgtattatttaTAGGAATATTTAATCATTAACTTTCACTTATTTATACTCTTccctttttaaattaaatataagataaaagtataaaaaaattttaactttGTTTTAGGAATAAATAAGTATTTGCAAGTATCTAGGTAAAAttattctataaaaaaaatttttacttttatttttatttttttatattttaaatttttttaagaataccatacttctttttttttttttttattattaatttatgaaaaaataattattttatgtatatatttgcTTTATTAGTTGACAGTTCAATGATTTTAGTATTCagcatataaattaatagagCGTGAAAAGATGACTCTACTGATTTGActtattgtaaaaatatatctatgCCACTTACacataaattttatacatatatatttttaataactaAGCATTTATTGTTTTAGAGGaatatatttactttaatGAGAGTTATCCTTATATTTATCAAAAGCTTAAATACTCATCAAAGCTATTGcttatatgtaaaataatattttgaaaCCAATTAACAAATTTAAATTACAGTTATTAATcccttttaaaaaataaataaaaattaaatattaataaaaacaaaacccttttttctttttcttttaaaaacttCAAATACTAGCAATTTTTATTccattaaaatttaactatTTGAGTATCAGAATTTATTTAAACAACATTTTATATATcctaataaaaatactttcTTCTAtgatttcctttttttcaaAACCAGAGAACAACGCATTGATATCTCATTATTTAGCACATGaacaattattattttataaaaggtTATCAATGccttttattaactaacattaaaatgaaaataaaattattttatatgaatatgaaatattttaactaTGAAGTTTTTAgctattaattattattaaaataaattataatatttttctaataagattaattgaagaaaaaaacttCAATTTTTTGGAACAGAATAAGTTTATTCCTTTATAAAAACTACTAATATCATTTTGATACTTgtatataaaagaagaaaaagaaatagatatttaattattttagaatttttttttaaatatctaAATTTATATTGTATTATACTTAAATATTAGAAAACAAATTTGTAATACtgttatatcattttttaaacattgaagttttttttaattatttcaagTTTAAATGTAGGTATAAAAATACCCTTTTCAAAGTTTAATAATTagctttaatttttttatatagaaaaaatatatatcttgtttttataatatttttattattttttttaatggaaTAAAAGGATTAGAAATAAGAAATTCATTATATAATGATGGTAATTCaaaaatacattaaaatataagtttttctattataaattttttaatgtatatgAATTTTTCTTAGAAACGTTTTATAAGTGCATGTTAAGagaatttcatttttattttatatatatagaaaaaaaaaattccattattttatttcacaTTTACTTAAGATTTTCGAGACAGAACCAAATatattgtaaataaaaaggtATTGATTATAATCATAAAAATCATAGATCTTTTTTACGTACAGTTTTAAATGTAgataaagatataaaaaaaattgagagATCTAGAAAAAGACTTAAAAAAGGACACATAGTTTTAAGTGTAATATTATTAGCTTTTATACTAAAGGATGATGTTGTGATATATAGGAAGTATAAGAATATGgcaaataaaaagtaaatatgTTGTaggaataataaattataataaaaagaaatagtgGATCCTCAAaatatcattaattttttaattttttaatatgttttagtagtttttttttttattttaagaaataaatttttatatacctTTAATTTTCgctgaatatttttttaaaatttattaaaaacattGAATATGTgtaactttttaaatttcatcGGAGACTTACGGAGTCATATTTTAAGTAATTTGCATCATATTTaaggaaatattaaaatatttaagttaCAGTTACTTCTGAATAAGTTAatctataaaataattaaatttctatttaaaataaaaaaaaaaaaatatcaaaaagtGAAATTTACATGTTAGATagatatatctttatttaatgaaaacatgatagttataaaaaaaattataaaaattaattctaaaaatgataaaatattaaataaagtaGAAAAGTacgtttatttttttattttaatgaaacaattaaatttcttataatttaaatgggTAATAGTTgcataaaaagtatataaatgaataatttGTAATCCCATAGATATCATAGTTTATGTGATaacataaaagaaaaaaaaattaatgaataagataaattaaaaaaaaggtaattaatttttcagtacataaaaattgaatatataaaaaataataaatataatttatacgCAAAGATGTATTATAATatagaatatttaatttatcttaaattctttttaaaagagttatttttatttgagaaaaaaaaaaacatatatactgcgaaattgtttttaaaaacaaaaaattataaaatatatatacattaaaaatagtttatttaaattatatccagaaattacattttatgaaaaatatctAAAAAGATATGTTTTTCAAtacaattaaaattatagcAATAAAAAGAACTTTCACAATacatattaaataatgaaaataaataattttttttttttagtgattctctataaaaaaagaattctaAATAACTGTCCAATGAATTAAAGTTATATGTGCAGTAAAacttttaaagaaatatatataaaatataaatttttgttaaaaaatttgtatatttgtaattttaGTTAGACATAAAAAAGAGCAAAATTTTTACGAAATAAAAATAGGGAggaataaattttaattatttttaattatcttatttaatttattctttaaataaaaaaagtataatttcTGTTAATggaattaaatttatactttttaattttttcattcgaattaataaaaaagtttgAAAACGATTTTActgtattaaaaaatattgtaaaaacaaatgaatttctttattttattcattcTTTTTAACATACCTTTTTCTATAATAATtcgtaaaaatataaatatataattaattataattaaaatgtaaatatttttttcttattaaattGTTAAATGTCCTTtttataacataaaaaaaaaaaatagtataattaattttaatgatatcaatttaaatgataaatatgttgcctaataattttaatttatattcaatattattcagcatatatttaaagaatatataattcAGTAATTAGTATtaacattatttatttttacaataattGGTCTATTATTGCATGTAACTTATTTAAGatctttaattaaaaaataatattaaaaattatttatatttttcttaaaattttttaaatgataataaaaaatccgctttttatatatatagaatttattttttattttcttaaagttaaaaacatttttatttttatacatttattttttatttaaaattcatatattttttttaaaagtataaaaaatttaattcacatgcaacttttttttagattttatttcttaaaatacattttttattcttcataatttatttaaaagtaaaattatttgtattaaaagaaatagattattatttatttaatctaaatctattaatattaaaaaacaaaaaaattataggaTATACGAcctttttttgtattataagataaaaatatgtttaaaaaattaaattataatcatACATAAATGAAATACGGTGATATTTATTATTGTATTGCTTTTTCTTCATGgatgttttattattttacattttttttttattagaatataaatttattaatcagtataatttatgtttatatgaaaaagaaaaaaataataataaaaataaaattttaagttaatttatattaatattaaaaatggaaaaaatagttaaataaataatagaatGAGTATTTATTAAACTTACAGGAATATATGAatctatattaaaatttatcatatatttgtataaaaagaaataatttaaaaaatatatacatcaaataaaatttattctttaatttatatcatatatattttatttctatattttttattttaaatttgatttattttgttaaaaaaaaaattgcagtaaaagaaaagtattattataaatcaTTGGTAACTGTCAGTTTTTTGTGTTTTTATAGTcatcaaaaaatattatttattttaatgtttatttattgttaataatttgaacaattataatttataaattaaattgttaatttgcatttttttagttaaaatgaatatctcaaaaatattttactttttttatttttcatttattttaaatttaacaaTACTACAACTTGTTCGAAGTGACACTTCAGTAAAAAATTACGTAAGTTCATCGGAAGAGAAAGAAGCATCTTTGGAAgcaaaaagaagaaaaaaaaggaatataatTTTGTACTCGTTAATATGTGCAGGGTTAATTACCTCTATAGCTATTGGTGGTGGTGTGGGATGGtacttgaaaaaaaaaagagatgagaaattttttaatttgccTTTAAAACAACCAGACGGACAAATTCCAAATACTAGTACGCCCAATACTTACAACTCTCCTAGTATAGGTACAATAAGTTTAAGAGGACTATTCACTGAGAATATGAATAAAGGAGGTATCTCTTTGAAACgttttaattcttttgtGGATAGTTCCAAAGTAGCGATAGCGAAACATTTTCGAAATTTAAATAGTTCAAagaaaaattcttttataaaaaataaaaaaattataagaaacGTTGTTAAAAATTTAGCGctaaagaaaaatttgaaGCTTTCAAGAGAACAAGAAAATGTTGCAACTGAAAAATTACAAGGACACCTGAGAGTGTTAcatcataatttaaaaaaaaaatgaaacattttcattatgaatgaaattttttgtaaaagaaaaaaacataaatagacaatatatatagtatgatataattattaattaaaatttgtaTTTCATTATGCAAAGTAATATAATTGTTtgatttttaataataatgtaatatataaggtgataaaataatataattatcctgtacaatataaatattatgataATGAATAATGCAAaaataagatataaaaatttacagCTATATGATATCACTTAGTTTTAAAAAGTGGAAGAATATTATGTaggaaataaaattaatattatattccACAGAAATATATACTTTGTATAGAgataatcatttttttgtAGAAAATCAAGGgaaacattatttttatttcattattaagaAGTTTATTTCATGTCTAAATCGGATATAGTTTAtatgttatatatttatgaaaaaaaaattttaatataaatatgaatatatattttaattaacgaaatgattatttaatttaacacataaaagatatatgaaaatttacCTTTCATATACTgaaaactttaaaaaaattgtgatGGTAGGATAAAATTACATTCATATACAttggataaaaaaaataatttttgcattttttaaataaaaatacatgaTTTTCAAAAGAATATGAAaggaaatttaaaaatatactgAATGTAAATAATTCATGTCATATTGAGCAAATCATAAAgcttttatatctttttgaacatatataaaagattATTAATACATGATTTTATTCAgcaaatatataaaactttATGTgcaatatatgtaaatatattaataatgaagCTATATCGTTTCTCTTTATTTTTGATAgatatttgttataaattttattataatgaacaaaaaaaaaaaaaaagaaaattggaatttatataattttttacattaataTATGTCACTTTAgtattgataaaaaattattattaaattatttactattcttttttatatatgtaagaattaaaattattttaatattatttaagaaaattatacTTCTATATAATGCATTTGTATTttgcataaatatatatattttattttgtc includes:
- the ETRAMP gene encoding early transcribed membrane protein, with the translated sequence MNISKIFYFFYFSFILNLTILQLVRSDTSVKNYVSSSEEKEASLEAKRRKKRNIILYSLICAGLITSIAIGGGVGWYLKKKRDEKFFNLPLKQPDGQIPNTSTPNTYNSPSIGTISLRGLFTENMNKGGISLKRFNSFVDSSKVAIAKHFRNLNSSKKNSFIKNKKIIRNVVKNLALKKNLKLSREQENVATEKLQGHLRVLHHNLKKK